The following nucleotide sequence is from Dehalogenimonas formicexedens.
CCCCCGGCGGGGTAGTTTCGCCGCCAAGCAGTTCGCCAAGAACTTTGGCGAGCCGGACTGCCTGTACCTCCTGGGTTGCAAGGGGCCGATCACCCATGCCGATTGCAACTCCCGATTGTGGAACAACAAGACCAACTGGTGCATCGGATCAGGCGCTCCCTGCATCGGCTGCGCCGAATTGAAATTCCCCGGCCACCTGGGCCCGGTGCATGAACCCATCGACCTGACCCAGACCATCGACAAAGCCGCCATCGGCATAGTCGGCGCCACCGCCGCGATTGTGGTAGGCGGGGCGATTGCCGCCTCTTCCGGCTCCGGCGATAAAAAGTCCGAACACTAATCGAGGATTGAAAAGGAAAAATAAATGGGAAACATAGTCATCGATCCCATCAGCCGCATCGAAGGACACCTGAAGATAGACGTAGTCGTTGAAAACGGCGTGGTCAAAGACGCCCATTCTTCCGGGACGCTGTTCCGCGGTTTCGAGATGTTCATGAAGGGGCACAACCCGACCGATGCCCAACACTACACCCAGCGCATCTGCGGCGTCTGTCCCGTGTCACACGGCGTGACATCTGTCCTCAACCTGGACAGCGCCTTCGGCGTCGCCGACAAGATCCCCGCCAACGGCCGGATCATTCGCAACCTTATCCAGGCCGGCAACACCATCCAGTCTCACATCCTTCACTTCTATCACCTGGCGGCTCTTGACTACGTCGACGTGACCGCCGCCGCCGGCTACACCGGAAATGACCCGGGGTTGATCAAGGTGGCGGATTTCATCAAGCGTGCCGGAAGCGACACGGCTAAGCTGGGCCCGTTCTTCCCCCGTTATGAAGGCGATTACCGCCTGTCGAAGTCGATCAATCAGAAGGCCGTCGCCGATTACGTTAAAGCCCTCGATATGCGGCGCCTGGCGCACGAGATGACCTCGATCTATTTCGGCCGCATTCCCCACGGGCCCGGCCTGGTGGTGGGCGGCGTCACCCAGGGACCGACCGCGGACAATATCGCCCTGTACCGCCAGAAACTGACGGTGCTGCGCGATTTTATCGATAATGTTTATATTCCGGACGTCATCGCTGTGGCCGAGGCCTACGCCGATCACTTCGCCCAGGGTGTGGGTTGCGGCAACGTGCTGTCGTACGGCGTATTCGACCTCGATTCCACCGCCGATCTGACCAAGCGCCGGCGTTTCATGCCCCAGGGCACAGCGAACACCAAACTGCAGTTGGCGGCTATGGACCCCAAAGCGATCACCGAAGACGTCAAATACAGCCGGTTCTCCAGCGTTTCCGGAGCCTATCCCGGCAACGGAGATACCCAGGACAGCCCTGACAAATCCGGCGCCTATTCGTGGCTCAAAGCCCCCCGTTACAAAGGCGGCGTTTACGAAGTAGGTCCGATGCCGCGGATGCTGGTGGCCTATCTTTCTGGCGACGCCACCGTCAAGGCCATGGTAGATTCGACCCTGGCCCATTTCAATGCTCCCGCGTCAGTTCTGTTCAGCACCCTGGGACGCCATGCCGCCCGCGCCCTCGAATGCAAGCTGGTTGCCGACGCCGCAGACGGTTGGTTGAACGAACTCAAGGTTGGCGATCCCTTCAACGTTCCTTTCGAAATTCCCGATTCGGCTGAGGGGATGGGCCTGTGGGAGGCTCCCCGCGGCGCCCTGGGTCACTGGATAACCATCAAGGATAAGAAGATCGACCGCTACCAGTGCGTAGTGCCGTCAA
It contains:
- a CDS encoding nickel-dependent hydrogenase large subunit, which gives rise to MGNIVIDPISRIEGHLKIDVVVENGVVKDAHSSGTLFRGFEMFMKGHNPTDAQHYTQRICGVCPVSHGVTSVLNLDSAFGVADKIPANGRIIRNLIQAGNTIQSHILHFYHLAALDYVDVTAAAGYTGNDPGLIKVADFIKRAGSDTAKLGPFFPRYEGDYRLSKSINQKAVADYVKALDMRRLAHEMTSIYFGRIPHGPGLVVGGVTQGPTADNIALYRQKLTVLRDFIDNVYIPDVIAVAEAYADHFAQGVGCGNVLSYGVFDLDSTADLTKRRRFMPQGTANTKLQLAAMDPKAITEDVKYSRFSSVSGAYPGNGDTQDSPDKSGAYSWLKAPRYKGGVYEVGPMPRMLVAYLSGDATVKAMVDSTLAHFNAPASVLFSTLGRHAARALECKLVADAADGWLNELKVGDPFNVPFEIPDSAEGMGLWEAPRGALGHWITIKDKKIDRYQCVVPSTWDCSPRDDKDQPGPIEQSLIGAKVKDEANPFEVVRIVRAYDPCLACAVHLVRPNGDVIGQYRVV